The Thermus antranikianii DSM 12462 nucleotide sequence GAGTACCGCATGCGGGGGCGGCCCATGCCCCTCTCCCTGCGCCTGGCCTACGCCTTCGCCGACTGGGTGTTGTTCCGGCCTCTGCGGGACCAGCTGGGCTTCCTGCGCCTCCGCCGTGCCTACACGGGAGGGGCGGCCCTGGGGCCCGATGTGTTCCGGTTCTTCCACGCCATCGGGGTGAACCTCAAGCAGATCTACGGCCAGACGGAGATCATCGGCATCGCCTTCGTCCACCGGGATGGGGACGTGCGCCACGATACCGTGGGCCTCCCCATTCCCGGCACGGAGGTGAGGATCAGCGAGGAGGGGGAGATCCTGTTAAGGTCCGATGCCGTGTGCGCCGGCTACTGGGAAAGGCCCGAGGCCACGGCGGAAACCTTCCGGGACGGTTGGCTCCACACCGGGGATGCCGGCTACCTCACGGAGGATGGCCACCTGGTGGTGATTGACCGGCTTTCCGACGTGATGCGCACCGAGCGGGGCACGGTCTTCAGCCCCCAGTTTGTGGAGAACAAGCTGAAGTTCTCCCCCTACATCAAGGAGGCGGTGGTGTTCGGCGACCGCAAGCCTTTCCTGGCCGCCTTTATCAACGTGGACCCGCAGACGGTGGGCAAGTGGGCGGAGGACCGGGGGCTCGCCTACACCACCTACCTGGACCTGTCCCTGAAGCCGGAGGTGGCGGAGCTTATCCGCAAGGAGGTGGAGCGGGTGAACGGCGAGTTGCCCGAAGAGCTGAAGATCCGCCGTTTTGTTCTCCTTTACAAGCTTTTGGACGCCGACGACGAGGAGCTCACCCGCACGGGCAAGGTGCGCCGGGGGCTCATCGCCAAGAAGTACGCCCCCTTGGTGGAGGCCTTGTACTCCGGGGCCAAGGCGGTGGAGGTGGAGGCGGAGTACCGGTACCAGGACGGCACCGTCCAGCGGGTGCAGGCCCGGGTGCCCGTGCTGGACCTCGAGGAGGTGGTGGCGGCATGAGCTTCGTGGTGGAACTCTTCCTCTCGGGGGTGGTCCTGGGCCTCATCTACGCCCTGGTGGCCCTGGGGTTTGTCCTCATCTACAAGGCGAGCCGGGTGGTGAACTTCGCCCAAGGGGAGCTCATCGCCATCGGCGCCTTTTCCGCCCACTTCTTCCTGGTGGGCCTCAAGCTCCCCGTGGTCCTGGCCTTTGCCTTGGCGCTAGGGTTCACGGCCCTGGTGGGTTACCTTCTGGAAAGGCTTTTCCTCAAGCGCCTGGTGGGGCAGCCCATCATCTCCGTCATCATGGCCACCATCGGCCTGGCCTTTTTCCTGGACGGACTTCTGCACCTCACGCCCTACGGGGCGGGGAGCTACGGCTACCCTCCCTTCCTGCCCGAGGGCGGGGTGCGGGTTCTGGGGGCCCAGGTTTCCTACGCCCAGCTCCTCGCCCTTTTCCTCACCCTGGGGTTTCTTTTCCTCTTCACCTGGTTCTTCCAGCGCTCCACCCTGGGGGTGGCCATGCGGAGCGTGGCCGATGACCAGATGGCGGCCATGAGCCTCGGGGTGTCCGTGGGCAAGGTCTTCGCCCTGGCCTGGGCGGCGGCGGGCCTGGCGGCGGCGGCGGGCGGGGTGATGGTGGGCACCATCTCCGGCCTTAACCTGGACAGCCTGGTCCACATCGGCCTGCGGGTCTTCCCGGTGGTGATCCTGGGGGGGCTTGATTCCATTCCCGGGGCGGTGGTGGCGGGCATCCTCATCGGCGTTTTGGAAAACCTGGCGGCGGGCTTCCTGGACCCCTATGTGCCCGGTGGGGGCACCCGGGACGTCTTCCCCTTCCTGGTCTTGCTCCTCGTCCTTTGGTTCAAACCCCACGGGCTTTTTGGTACGGAGGAGATTGAGCGCGTATGAGAAACCCTTGGGCGCAGACCGGAAACTACCGCACCTCGTATTCCCAGGATGCGAGCCTCTTTGCCACCCACCGGGAGCTCCTTTCCCTCCTCCTTTTCCTGGGTTTTCTCCTCCTTTTGCCCCAGCTCCTCTCCCGGACCCAGGTCTTCATCCTGGACCTGATCCTGGTCTATAGCATCGCCGTCTTGGGCCTCAACATCACCACGGGGTATGCGGGCCTCATCAACATCGGCCAGGCGGCCTTCATGGGGGTGGGGGCCTACACCGCTGCCCTCCTCGCCCCCCAGGGGCTTCCCTTCTGGCTCCTCATCCCGTTAGGGGGGCTGGTGGCCGCCTTCTTCGGCCTTCTGGTGGGGATTCCAAGCCTTAGGGTGAAGCACCTCTACCTGGCCCTGGCCACCCTGGCCTTCCAGGTGATCTTTGAGTGGACCGTGGGCCACCTGCCCCTCCTGAAGCAAGGGGGGGCCATGGACATGCCCCGGGCGAGCTTTTTGGGTTATGAGGCGGGGTTCCGCAACCACTTCCACTTCTGGTACTACGCTTCCTTGGCAACCCTCGTCCTCCTCGCCCTCTTTTTCCGCAACCTCCTGCGCACCAAGTACGGCCGCGCCCTCATCGCCGTGCGGGACAACGACCGGGCGGCGGACGCCATGGGCATGGACCCCGGGCGCACCAAGCTTTTCGCCTTCGCCCTGGGGGCCTTTTACGCCGGGGTGGCGGGGGTGCTGTACGCCTACCTTTCCCGGGCGGTGGTCATAGAGGACTACGTCTTCGCCCACTCGGTGAAGTACCTGGCCATGGCCATCGTGGGGGGGTTGGGCACCTTGGTGGGAAGCTTCCTTGGACCCCTTTTCCTCGTCCTTTTGGACGTGAACATGGAGGCCCTTTCCAACCTCATCAAGGCCTTGGGCTTCAGCGTGGCGGGGGTGGATGTGGCCAGCGCCCTCAGGCCCTTGGCCTTTGGGCTCATCATCGTCCTCTTCCTCATGTTTGAGCCCAGGGGGCTTTACAACTGGTGGCGCATCGTGCGGAGCTACCTCCGCACGTGGCCGTTCAAGTACTAGGAGGGAAGTATGCGCAAGGGTTTGGTGGCGGTTTTGGCGGCGTTGGGCCTGGCCTTAGGCCAACAACAGGTGACCCTCTTCTGGTCGGGGGCCATCACCGGCCCCACCTCGGAGACGGGGGCCCCTTACGGCGCGGGGATAGAGGACTACTGCCGGCACATGGCCCGGGCCATCCCGGGGGTGGTGCTGAACTGCGTGGTGCGGGATGACCGCTACGATAACGCCACCACGCAACGCCTCTTTGAGGAGGCGGTGGACCGCTTTAAAATCCCCATCTATCTGGGCTACAGCACGGGGGCCATGCTCCAGATGAAGGCCCTCATCCAGGAGCTCAAGATCCCCACCCTGCCCGCCTCCAACCACGTGGGCCTGATTGACCCGCCCAACGGGGACTACTACTTCATCCCGGTTTCCACCTACTCCGAGCAGGTGGTGGCCCTTTTGGAGTACATCGCCAAGCAGAAGCGGGGGGCTAAGGTGGCCCTGGTGGTCCACCCCTCTCCCTTTGGCCGAGCCCCCGTGGAGGACGCCCGGAAGGCGGCGCAGCAGCTCGGCCTCCAGATCGTGGACGTGCAGGAGGTGGGGGCGGGCAACCTGGACAACACCGCCCTTCTCCGGCGCTTTGAGGGGGCGGGGGTGGAGTTCGTGGTCCACCAAAACGTGGCGGGGCCGGTGGCCAACATCCTCAAGGACACCCGGAGGCTGGGCCTCTCGGGCAAGATGCGGCACCTGGGGGCGGTGTACACCGGTGGGGTGGACCTGATCGCCCTGGCGGGGGAGGCGGCGGAAGGCTTCCTCTGGGCAAGCCCCTACTTTACCGCCCAGGACGATACCCCGGGCATCCGCCTCCAGAAAGACCTGGTGGCCCGCTTCGGCCGTCCGGCGAGCTACGTGGAGAACCACAACTACACCGCGGGCATGCTGGCGGCGGCCATCGCCATTGAGGCCATGAAGCGGGCCCAGGAGCGCTTCAAGCGCATCACCAACGAGACGGTCTACCAGGCCATCGTGGGCATGAACGGGCCCAACGCCTTCAAGCCGGGACTCGCCGTGTCCACCAAGCAGGGCATTGAGGTGGACTTCACCAGGAGCGAGCGCACCGGGGCGGAGGGGTTGCGCATCCTCGAGGTCAAGGGTGGGCGCTTCGTGCCCATCACCGACCCCTTCACCTCGGCCCTCTTCCGCAAGGTGCACTACGGCAAATAGCCCTTTTGGGCCCGGGGAAGCCCCCGGGCCCCTTTTCCCTGCCATGAGCCTGAACCCCACGCGTCCAGAGGACCTCGGTCCCATCCTCCTTTTGGTCAACAACATTGAGGTGGTCTACCACGACATCATCCAGGTGCTCCGGGGGGTTTCCCTGAAGGTGCCGGAGGGCAGGATCACCGCCCTCCTGGGCCCCAACGGGGCGGGGAAGACCACCACGCTCCGGGCCATCTCCGGCCTCCTGATCCCCGAGGACGGGGAGGTGGTGAGGGGGGAGATCCTCTACCAGGGAAAGCCCATCCATAATCGCCCTCCCGAGGAGATCGTGAGGATGGGCATCGTCCAGGTGCTGGAAGGCCGGCGGGTTTTCAAGCACCTCACGGTGGAGGAGAACCTGCGGGTGGGCACCTTGACCCGTAAGGACAGCCATCTTAAGGAGGATCTGGAGCGCATCTACCACTACTTCCCCCGTTTGGCCGAGCTCAGGAACCGCCTGGCTGGGTACTGCTCGGGGGGAGAGCAACAGATGATCGCCATCGGCCGCGCCCTCCTGGCCAAACCCCGCCTCCTCCTCCTGGATGAGCCCTCCTTAGGCCTGGCTCCCCTTTTGGTGCGGGAGATCTTTGACATCGTGGCCCGGGTGAACGCCGAGGAGGGGGTCACGGTCCTCTTGGTGGAGCAGAACGCCCGTATGGCCCTATCCATTGCCCACTATGGCTACATCATGGAGATGGGGCGGATCGTGCTCGAGGGGGACCGGGACTACCTCCTGGAAAACCCCGACGTGCAGGAGTTCTACCTGGGGGTGGCCAAAGGGGGCGGGCGCAAGAGCTTCAAGGAGGTAAAGGCCTACAAGAGGCGGAAGCGGTTCATGTAGCCTGCCGCAAGACCCCGGCGTGGCCATGGCCGCGCTGGGGTTCGTATCATGGAGAGCGTGGTGCGCTTTCGCATGGAAGGGGTGCGCCTGGACCAAGCGGTGGCCGAGGCTTGCGGGATAAGCCGCAGCCGGGCCCAGGAGTGGATCGCCCAAGGCCGGGTTCGGGTGGGAGAAAGGGTGGTGGAAAAGCCCTCCTACCGCCTCAAGGGGGAAGAGGTGCTGGTGGTTCCCCCGGAGGAAAGGCCCTTCGTGGCCCCTCAGGACCTGGCCATCCCGGTGCTCTACGAGGACGAGGACCTCCTGGTCCTCAACAAGCCTGCGGGGCTTCTTACCCATCCGGCTCCTGGGGTATACACGGGCACCGTGGTCAACGCCCTGTTGGGGCGGTACTTTCCTCCCCAGGAGGCCGAGCGGCCCGAGGAGGTGCGTCCCGGCATCGTGCACCGCCTGGACAAGGACACCAGTGGGGTCCTGGTGGTGGCCAAGCATGGAGGGGCCCTCGAGGCCCTGGCCCGGGCCTTCCGCGACAGGCTGGTGATGAAGCGCTACCTGGCCATCACCGAGGGGCACCCCAGGGAGGGCGCCCTCATTGCCCCCATAGGCCGGCATCCCGTGGAGCGGCACAAGATGCACGTGGGGGGGATTGCGCCCCGGTATGCGGAGACCGAGTTCCGCATTCTCGCCACCGCCGGGCCCTACGCCCTGGTGGAGGCCCGGCCCCACACCGGCCGTACCCACCAGATCCGGGTCCACCTCAAGCACTTGAAGGCCCCCATCCTGGGGGATGGGGTTTATGGGCGGGAAAGCCCCCTGATTCCCCGCCAAGCCCTCCATGCCTATGAGCTTCGCCTTCCCCATCCCCGCACCGGGCGCATCCTGGCGTTTTTGGCCCCGGTGCCTGGGGATATGGCCCAGGCCTGGGAGGCTTTGGGGGGAAGGTGGCCTGAAGGCCTCGAGCGGGAGGGGGCCAAGGAGGTGGCGGGGACCTAAGCTAAAGGGGCATGGTCCATGCCGGGTCCTTGCCCCTCAGGCGGTGGCCAGCAGTCCCTTCACCGCCTTCCCAAGCCGCCGGATCCCTTCTTGGATCCTTTCTGGGTCCATGGTGGCGTAGGAGAGCCTCAGGGTGTTCTCCCCGCCCCCGTTGGCAAAGAAGGGGCCTCCGGGCACAAAGGCCACGTTCTCCTCGAGGGCCTGCCGGAAAAGGGCCTCGGCGGAAAGCCCCTCGGGGAGGGTCATCCAGACGAACATCCCTCCCTTGGGCCGGGTATAGGCCACCTCCTTGGGCATCTCCCGGTCCAGGGCTTCCAGCATGGCCTGGGCCTTGGCCTTGTAGGTGGTGCGGATTCTTTCCAGGCGTTCCGGAAAGCCTTCCTTCACCAGCTCGTGCACCAGGATCTGGTTGAGGACCGGGGTGTGCAGGTCCACCCCTTGCTTGGCTTGGGTGAGCTTGAGGATGACCTCGGGCCGGGCCACCACGAAGGCCACCCTCAGGCCTGGGGCCAGCACCTTGGAGAAACTGCTCAGGTAGATAACCCCGGGATAGCCCGCCTCTCTGGCCAGTTCAAAAAGGCTTGGCAGGCGGCTTTCCCCAAAGTAGAGCTCCCGGTAGGCGTCATCCTCCACCACCACCAACCCCCGTTCCATCGCCATTTCCAGAAGGCGCCTGCGGGCTTCCAGGGGCATGAGCCCCCCGGAGGGGTTCTGGAAGGAGGGGATGAGGTAGAGGAAGCGGGGGCGCTCCTGGTCTAGGGCTTCCTCCAGGGCCTTGAGGTCCGGCCCCTCTTCCCCGGCCGGCACCGTGAGGAAACGGGGGCCGTAGGCCCGGAAGGCCTGGATGGCCCCCATGTAGCTGGGGGCTTCCAAGAGAACCGGGCTTGCCTCGTCCAAAAAGACCTTCCCCAGAAGGTCCAGGGCCTGCTGGCTTCCCGTGGTGATGAGGACCTCTTCCGGGCTCACCCCGAGCCACCCCGCCACCCAGGCCCTTAAGGGGAAGTAGCCTTCCGTAGGCCCGTACTGTAGGGCCACCTCGCCCTTTTCCCTTAGGATCTCGGCCGCCTTGGCCGCTGCCTCTTCCTTGGGGAAGAGCTCGGGGGCGGGAAGGCCCCCGGCGAAGCTGAGGACGCCGGGACGCTGGGTGAGCTTTAAAAGCTCGCGGATGGTGGAGGCCTGGATGCGCCTAGCCCGCTCGCCAAAAAGGGTATTCCAGTCCAGGGTTTTCACCTACCCATTTTATCCCTCGCCCCCTGGGGTTTCAGGGGAAGAGCTTCCGGTAGGCCTCGAGGGCGTACCGGTCCGTCATCCCGGCGATGTAGTCGCACACCGCCCGCTCCAGCCCCTCCTCGGGGATCCGGGCCTGAACCTCCTTGGGCAGGAGCTCAGGGTACCGGGTGTAGGTGCGAAAGAGATTTTCCAGAACGATTTCCGCCTTGCGCCTCTCCCTCAGGACCTCGGGGTGGCGGTAAAAGCGCTCCATGAGAAAGGCCTTGAGTTCCCGGTGGGCCCGCTCGGCCTCAGGGGTGAGAGCAGCCAGGCGTTCAGGATGCCGGCGCACCTCCTCCGGGCTCCTCACCCCGGCCCCTTCCACCCTTTGGTGGGTGGCCTCTATGGCAGCGGTGATGAAAAAGCCCAGAAGCTGGCGCACCAGGATCCGGCGGGAAAGCTCGGTTAGCTCCGTGAGGTCCAGGCCTTCTTCCCGGGCCAGCTCCGCCAGAAAGGGCACCTCGGTGAGCTCTTGGGGGCGAAGGAGGCCGCTACGGAGTCCGTCGTCTAGGTCGTGGGCCGCATAGGCGATGGCGTCGGAAAGGTCCACCACCTGGGCCTCGAGGGTGCCCTTGCCCTCGTACTCCGGCTTGAAGCCCGGGGCATAGGCGGCCTCGTGGGTGGCGATTCCCTCCAGGACCTCGTGGGTGAGGTTCAAACCCTTGAAACCGGGGTAGCGCACCTCCAGCTGGGTGAGGATCCTCAGGGCCTGGGCGTTGTGCTCAAACCCCCCGTGGTCCCGCATGAGCTCGTTCAGAACCTTCTCCCCCGTGTGGCCAAAGGGGGGGTGGCCTAAGTCGTGGGAAAGGGCGATGGCCTCCGTGAGGTCCTCGTTGAGGCCCAGGGCGCGGGCGATGGAGCGGGCCACCTGGACCACCTCGAGGGTGTGGGTGAGGCGGGTGCGGTAGTAGTCCCCGGCCCAGTTGGGAAAGACCTGGGTCTTGTACTCCAGGCGCCGGAAGGCGGTGGTGTGGAGGATGCGGTCCCGGTCCTTCTGGAAGGGCGTGCGGTAGGGGGACTCAGGCTCCGGGTGTTTCCGCCCCCGGGTGTCCCGGGCCTTCTGGGCGTAGGGCGCCAGCCTTTCCGCCTCCAGATCCAGAAGCCTTTCCCTGGAGTAGAGCATCCCCTAGATCCGTTTGAAGAGGAGCACGGCATTCTGACCGCCGAAGGCGAAGGAGTTGGAGAGGGCGTAGGTCACCCTGGCCTCCCGGGGCTCGGGCACGAAGTCCAGGTCCAGCTCGGGGTCGGGGTCCTCCAGGTTGATGGTGGGGGGGATGACCCCGTGGTAGAGGGCTTGCACCGTGGCGATGGCCTCGATGCCCCCGGCAGCCCCCAGGAGGTGGCCGGTCATGCTCTTGGTGCTGGAAACCATGAGCCTCTTGGCGTGCTCCTTGAAGACCTCCTTGATGGCCAGAACCTCCGCCCGGTCCCCCACGGGGGTGGAGGTGCCGTGGGCGTTGATGTAGCCCACCTCCTCGGGGTTAACTTTGGCGTCCAAAAGGGCGCGGCGCATGGCTAAGGCGGCACCTTTCCCCTCGGGGTGGGGCTCGGTGATGTGGTGGGCATCGGCGCTCCGGCCGAAGCCCACCAGCTCGGCGTAGATCCTGGCTCCCCGCCTTTTGGCGTGCTCGTACTCCTCCAGCACCAAGACCCCGGCTCCTTCCCCCATCACGAAACCATCCCGGCTTAGGGTGAAGGGGCGGCTGGCCTTGGTGGGCTCCTCGTTCCGGGTGGAAAGGGCCCGCATCACGGCGAAGGCGCCGATGGCCATGGGGGTGATGGCGGCTTCTGTGCCTCCGGCGAGGACGACGTCGGCTTCCCCCAGCTGGATCATGCGGAGGGCGCTCCCGATGGCGTCAGCTCCGGTGGCGCAGGCGGTGAC carries:
- a CDS encoding long-chain fatty acid--CoA ligase codes for the protein MKAIRPSYEMKRYTLPQLLRLRALEEGDRVALREKDYGIWNEVTYAQYYEKVLLFAHGLLALGFSPGERLAIIADNIPEWLYAELGTQAVRGISVGVYQSSLPSEIAYMLAYTGASVVLAEDQEQVDKLYEIRNEIPHVRHVIYEDPKGMRGYQDPWLISFEELLERGREHRRQHPEAVEKLLLSASPEEVCHLSSTSGTTGRPKAAMLRHRNLIHMGVALQEVDPLQPTDDYLSFLPLAWIGEQMMSVAMALTGGFAVNFPEAVETALQDLKEIGPHVMFSPPRVWEGIQSSIWVRISESPGFNRFVYERLLRLGYRAAEYRMRGRPMPLSLRLAYAFADWVLFRPLRDQLGFLRLRRAYTGGAALGPDVFRFFHAIGVNLKQIYGQTEIIGIAFVHRDGDVRHDTVGLPIPGTEVRISEEGEILLRSDAVCAGYWERPEATAETFRDGWLHTGDAGYLTEDGHLVVIDRLSDVMRTERGTVFSPQFVENKLKFSPYIKEAVVFGDRKPFLAAFINVDPQTVGKWAEDRGLAYTTYLDLSLKPEVAELIRKEVERVNGELPEELKIRRFVLLYKLLDADDEELTRTGKVRRGLIAKKYAPLVEALYSGAKAVEVEAEYRYQDGTVQRVQARVPVLDLEEVVAA
- a CDS encoding branched-chain amino acid ABC transporter permease, which encodes MSFVVELFLSGVVLGLIYALVALGFVLIYKASRVVNFAQGELIAIGAFSAHFFLVGLKLPVVLAFALALGFTALVGYLLERLFLKRLVGQPIISVIMATIGLAFFLDGLLHLTPYGAGSYGYPPFLPEGGVRVLGAQVSYAQLLALFLTLGFLFLFTWFFQRSTLGVAMRSVADDQMAAMSLGVSVGKVFALAWAAAGLAAAAGGVMVGTISGLNLDSLVHIGLRVFPVVILGGLDSIPGAVVAGILIGVLENLAAGFLDPYVPGGGTRDVFPFLVLLLVLWFKPHGLFGTEEIERV
- a CDS encoding branched-chain amino acid ABC transporter permease, whose translation is MRNPWAQTGNYRTSYSQDASLFATHRELLSLLLFLGFLLLLPQLLSRTQVFILDLILVYSIAVLGLNITTGYAGLINIGQAAFMGVGAYTAALLAPQGLPFWLLIPLGGLVAAFFGLLVGIPSLRVKHLYLALATLAFQVIFEWTVGHLPLLKQGGAMDMPRASFLGYEAGFRNHFHFWYYASLATLVLLALFFRNLLRTKYGRALIAVRDNDRAADAMGMDPGRTKLFAFALGAFYAGVAGVLYAYLSRAVVIEDYVFAHSVKYLAMAIVGGLGTLVGSFLGPLFLVLLDVNMEALSNLIKALGFSVAGVDVASALRPLAFGLIIVLFLMFEPRGLYNWWRIVRSYLRTWPFKY
- a CDS encoding ABC transporter substrate-binding protein codes for the protein MRKGLVAVLAALGLALGQQQVTLFWSGAITGPTSETGAPYGAGIEDYCRHMARAIPGVVLNCVVRDDRYDNATTQRLFEEAVDRFKIPIYLGYSTGAMLQMKALIQELKIPTLPASNHVGLIDPPNGDYYFIPVSTYSEQVVALLEYIAKQKRGAKVALVVHPSPFGRAPVEDARKAAQQLGLQIVDVQEVGAGNLDNTALLRRFEGAGVEFVVHQNVAGPVANILKDTRRLGLSGKMRHLGAVYTGGVDLIALAGEAAEGFLWASPYFTAQDDTPGIRLQKDLVARFGRPASYVENHNYTAGMLAAAIAIEAMKRAQERFKRITNETVYQAIVGMNGPNAFKPGLAVSTKQGIEVDFTRSERTGAEGLRILEVKGGRFVPITDPFTSALFRKVHYGK
- a CDS encoding ABC transporter ATP-binding protein; the protein is MSLNPTRPEDLGPILLLVNNIEVVYHDIIQVLRGVSLKVPEGRITALLGPNGAGKTTTLRAISGLLIPEDGEVVRGEILYQGKPIHNRPPEEIVRMGIVQVLEGRRVFKHLTVEENLRVGTLTRKDSHLKEDLERIYHYFPRLAELRNRLAGYCSGGEQQMIAIGRALLAKPRLLLLDEPSLGLAPLLVREIFDIVARVNAEEGVTVLLVEQNARMALSIAHYGYIMEMGRIVLEGDRDYLLENPDVQEFYLGVAKGGGRKSFKEVKAYKRRKRFM
- a CDS encoding RluA family pseudouridine synthase gives rise to the protein MESVVRFRMEGVRLDQAVAEACGISRSRAQEWIAQGRVRVGERVVEKPSYRLKGEEVLVVPPEERPFVAPQDLAIPVLYEDEDLLVLNKPAGLLTHPAPGVYTGTVVNALLGRYFPPQEAERPEEVRPGIVHRLDKDTSGVLVVAKHGGALEALARAFRDRLVMKRYLAITEGHPREGALIAPIGRHPVERHKMHVGGIAPRYAETEFRILATAGPYALVEARPHTGRTHQIRVHLKHLKAPILGDGVYGRESPLIPRQALHAYELRLPHPRTGRILAFLAPVPGDMAQAWEALGGRWPEGLEREGAKEVAGT
- the lysN gene encoding 2-aminoadipate transaminase, whose amino-acid sequence is MKTLDWNTLFGERARRIQASTIRELLKLTQRPGVLSFAGGLPAPELFPKEEAAAKAAEILREKGEVALQYGPTEGYFPLRAWVAGWLGVSPEEVLITTGSQQALDLLGKVFLDEASPVLLEAPSYMGAIQAFRAYGPRFLTVPAGEEGPDLKALEEALDQERPRFLYLIPSFQNPSGGLMPLEARRRLLEMAMERGLVVVEDDAYRELYFGESRLPSLFELAREAGYPGVIYLSSFSKVLAPGLRVAFVVARPEVILKLTQAKQGVDLHTPVLNQILVHELVKEGFPERLERIRTTYKAKAQAMLEALDREMPKEVAYTRPKGGMFVWMTLPEGLSAEALFRQALEENVAFVPGGPFFANGGGENTLRLSYATMDPERIQEGIRRLGKAVKGLLATA
- a CDS encoding deoxyguanosinetriphosphate triphosphohydrolase; this translates as MLYSRERLLDLEAERLAPYAQKARDTRGRKHPEPESPYRTPFQKDRDRILHTTAFRRLEYKTQVFPNWAGDYYRTRLTHTLEVVQVARSIARALGLNEDLTEAIALSHDLGHPPFGHTGEKVLNELMRDHGGFEHNAQALRILTQLEVRYPGFKGLNLTHEVLEGIATHEAAYAPGFKPEYEGKGTLEAQVVDLSDAIAYAAHDLDDGLRSGLLRPQELTEVPFLAELAREEGLDLTELTELSRRILVRQLLGFFITAAIEATHQRVEGAGVRSPEEVRRHPERLAALTPEAERAHRELKAFLMERFYRHPEVLRERRKAEIVLENLFRTYTRYPELLPKEVQARIPEEGLERAVCDYIAGMTDRYALEAYRKLFP
- the fabF gene encoding beta-ketoacyl-ACP synthase II; its protein translation is MRRVVVTGLGPLTPIGVGAEAYHKAQLAGKSGVRPITRFDASALPVRIAAEVDVNPEEFIDKKELRRLDRFVQYALIAAELALKDAGLDPSALDPERVGTLVGSGIGGMETWEAQSKVFLERGPNRISPFFIPMMIANMASAHIAMRYGFMGPSSTTVTACATGADAIGSALRMIQLGEADVVLAGGTEAAITPMAIGAFAVMRALSTRNEEPTKASRPFTLSRDGFVMGEGAGVLVLEEYEHAKRRGARIYAELVGFGRSADAHHITEPHPEGKGAALAMRRALLDAKVNPEEVGYINAHGTSTPVGDRAEVLAIKEVFKEHAKRLMVSSTKSMTGHLLGAAGGIEAIATVQALYHGVIPPTINLEDPDPELDLDFVPEPREARVTYALSNSFAFGGQNAVLLFKRI